The following are from one region of the Littorina saxatilis isolate snail1 linkage group LG2, US_GU_Lsax_2.0, whole genome shotgun sequence genome:
- the LOC138958287 gene encoding protein chibby homolog 1-like translates to MPLGIFGNKFSPKKTPPRRAQSLSNLNLDAEQSRAEFGVDGYNGVKLNLGGQEVAFEDGMWVAESGAGGGSQREMMRLKKTNLQMHEENNLLKLKVDILLDILAETFAVSQFHENEVKQLRESKGKRK, encoded by the exons ATGCCTCTCGGAATATTCGGTAACAAGTTTTCACCCAAGAAAACACCGCCACGCCGAGCGCAATCGCTGTCTAACCTGAACCTAGACGCTGAGCAGTCCCGCGCAGAGTTTGGTGTTGATGGCTACAATGGTGTCAAGCTGAACCTGGGTGGCCAAGAGGTCGCCTTTGAGGATGGAATGTGGGTGGCAG AGTCTGGTGCAGGGGGAGGCAGCCAGAGGGAGATGATGCGACTCAAGAAAACCAACCTGCAGATGCATGAAGAGAACAACCTCCTCAAGCTCAAAGTGGACATCCTTCTGGACATT TTGGCAGAAACCTTTGCAGTTTCACAGTTCCATGAAAATGAAGTGAAGCAGCTGCGTGAATCAAAAGGCAAAAGGAAGTGA
- the LOC138958264 gene encoding monocarboxylate transporter 14-like, with protein sequence MEGGLWGLIIVASAFLIQVFAFGLSASIGVYNIEFLDYFDHDTVGVSFIAATNWATFLGSGPLVSFLMQKISYRKLALMGSALVALGVGLMPFLPYIPAYCLCFGLLAGFGSCLVYVPSHVLCGLYYDRHQSLATGIATSGSGLGGAIMPIVFGKLIETYGWKNSLVIVAGLELHLFVFAALLLPPPASEKRKVVEFEVSVSQEKSDKNSTAADPYPSIVAIQKNGHIRARLAEPEEVGDLQIDSESSREDEAKELLPVQEKESSSVKDEKRSDSVQTTARSEKPVFPVNRVKHDSCELKNGVPGNSGAKEMDSLSLKAHVKVLRHIYLFTDVSFNVYFFSSILWNASAAIMMSFGPEFVVIGGISQMNAAWLLTIFGLGDFIGGLIGGVIGNIWMAHRQAQYIGANVVFGVCILVFPFGSTFEEFAAMLICGGLAFGVVLGLLVVVLIDIVGIGSLVDGLGYIMLANGLGAFAGPALAGCIYKSTGAYDLAFYVGGLMAIVSGASMWLIPPIKRFTHRKNSPATVTIDVA encoded by the exons ATGGAAGGAGGACTATGGGGACTCATTATCGTGGCCTCGGCATTCCTCATTCAGGTCTTTGCTTTCGGTCTCAGCGCTTCCATTGGTGTCTACAACATCGAGTTTCTCGATTACTTTGACCATGACACCGTAGGAGTGTCTTTCATTGCGGCCACCAACTGGGCAACGTTTCTGGGTTCAG GTCCTCTGGTCAGTTTTCTGATGCAGAAGATAAGTTACCGGAAACTTGCACTGATGGGCTCAGCACTGGTAGCGTTGGGTGTTGGGCTGATGCCCTTTTTGCCTTACATTCCTGCGTACTGCCTCTGCTTTGGTCTGCTGGCAG GTTTTGGATCATGCCTTGTGTATGTGCCATCTCATGTGCTGTGCGGTTTGTACTACGATCGACATCAGAGTCTGGCCACTGGCATCGCCACAAGCGGTTCCGGTCTTGGCGGCGCCATCATGCCCATTGTTTTTGGCAAACTCATTGAGACCTACGGCTGGAAGAATTCACTGGTAATCGTGGCAGGTTTAGAGCTGCATCTCTTCGTCTTTGCAGCCCTGCTACTCCCACCGCCAGCTAGTGAAAAACGAAAAGTGGTCGAGTTTGAAGTTTCGGTATCGCAGGAAAAATCTGACAAAAATTCTACTGCAGCAGATCCTTATCCCAGCATCGTGGCGATACAGAAGAACGGACACATCAGAGCTAGGTTAGCTGAACCGGAAGAAGTAGGAGACTTGCAGATAGACAGTGAAAGCTCCAGGGAGGATGAGGCAAAAGAGTTGCTACCTGTACAGGAGAAGGAGTCGTCTTCCGTTaaggatgaaaaaagatctgaTTCTGTGCAAACAACAGCCCGTTCAGAGAAGCCAGTATTCCCAGTAAACAGAGTTAAACATGACAGCTGTGAGCTGAAGAACGGTGTGCCCGGCAACTCTGGGGCAAAGGAAATGGATTCGCTGTCTCTTAAGGCCCATGTTAAGGTGCTTCGCCACATTTACCTCTTCACAGATGTCAGCTTCAATGTTTATTTCTTCAGTAGTATTCTCTGGAATGCCAGTGCTGCAATAATGATGTCTTTCGGACCTGAGTTTGTGGTTATAGGTGGAATCAGTCAAATGAACGCTGCCTGGCTTCTGACAATCTTTGGCCTGGGCGATTTTATCGGGGGCCTCATTGGAGGGGTGATTGGAAACATATGGATGGCCCATCGACAAGCGCAGTACATTGGTGCGAATGTCGTTTTCGGTGTGTGCATTTTGGTGTTTCCATTTGGTTCGACGTTTGAAGAATTTGCTGCCATGCTGATCTGCGGAGGCCTGGCATTTGGTGTGGTCTTGGGGCTCTTGGTGGTGGTGCTGATCGATATCGTCGGAATAGGGAGTCTTGTCGACGGCCTAGGCTACATTATGCTCGCCAATGGTCTTGGAGCCTTCGCCGGCCCAGCCTTAGCAG GCTGCATCTACAAGTCTACAGGAGCCTATGACCTGGCGTTTTACGTGGGAGGGTTGATGGCCATTGTTAGTGGTGCAAGTATGTGGCTCATACCTCCCATCAAAAgattcacacacagaaaaaactCGCCTGCTACCGTGACGATTGATGTGGCTTAA